Proteins from one Gossypium raimondii isolate GPD5lz chromosome 8, ASM2569854v1, whole genome shotgun sequence genomic window:
- the LOC105790210 gene encoding transcription factor MYB74: MGKQPACSSDKKGEVKRGPWTAEEDKKLIDYIQKHGHGKWRTLPKNAGLKRCGKSCRLRWANYLRPDIKRGKFSDEEEQTIIQLHSVLGNKWSAIAARLPGRTDNEIKNYWNTRIKKKLLKMGIDPILHNPTLHLLHLSSLLTSSLSNSYNLNNHPNKFLLGTESMSDPNFLIPVLSSSQNKNQLQNIEKNQTENTFFQCPHNNQYEQGNQFQEYDSKGFFPMQSYGYYDCNLSMDDQNQTCFSGNISSLSSFGSG, from the exons ATGGGGAAACAACCTGCTTGTTCTTCAGACAAAAAGGGTGAAGTAAAAAGAGGTCCATGGACTGctgaagaagataaaaaattgattgattatATACAGAAACATGGGCATGGCAAATGGCGTACCCTTCCCAAAAATGCAg GGCTAAAGAGGTGTGGAAAGAGTTGCAGGCTTAGATGGGCAAACTACTTGAGACCTGATATCAAGAGAGGAAAGTTCTCTGATGAAGAAGAGCAAACTATTATACAGTTACACAGTGTTTTAGGAAACAA GTGGTCCGCCATTGCTGCTCGATTACCAGGAAGAACAGATAATGAGATAAAAAACTACTGGAACACTCGCATCAAGAAGAAACTATTGAAAATGGGGATTGATCCCATACTTCACAATCCAACCCTCCATCTTCTTCACCTTTCATCACTTTTAACCTCCTCTCTTTCCAATTCTTACAACCTTAATAATCATCCCAACAAATTTTTACTCGGAACTGAATCTATGTCCGACCCAAACTTCCTTATACCTGTCTTATCATCGTCCCAAAACAAGAACCAGCTCCAAAACATTGAAAAAAACCAGACAGAGAATACTTTTTTTCAGTGTCCTCATAATAACCAATATGAACAAGGAAACCAGTTTCAAGAATATGATTCAAAGGGTTTTTTTCCAATGCAAAGTTATGGATACTACGATTGTAATCTATCCATGGATGATCAAAACCAGACATGTTTTTCTGGTAATATTTCGAGTTTGAGTAGTTTCGGATCAGGTTAA